Proteins co-encoded in one Arachis hypogaea cultivar Tifrunner chromosome 11, arahy.Tifrunner.gnm2.J5K5, whole genome shotgun sequence genomic window:
- the LOC112722079 gene encoding cell wall / vacuolar inhibitor of fructosidase 1-like — MKHYSLNTLLCTIVVASIAIAPCESVDKLITETCSKTPYPAQCVSYIKANYKSNDVKGVAGLGIIMAQSFQLKAEAPKDILSTMFSAGKRPDIRVPIIACLGTYNYLINTAIPEAIDAFKRGIPRLAHSYATMASMGVSDCEKRFNGKSPITNQNNITHEIALILVAIAKQL; from the coding sequence atgaagcattaTTCTCTAAATACATTATTGTGCACAATTGTAGTGGCTTCAATTGCAATAGCACCATGTGAAAGCGTTGACAAACTCATAACAGAAACATGCAGCAAGACACCATACCCTGCTCAATGTGTTAGTTATATAAAAGCTAATTATAAAAGCAATGATGTTAAGGGTGTTGCAGGTCTTGGAATAATCATGGCACAAAGTTTCCAACTCAAAGCAGAAGCTCCCAAAGACATTCTCTCCACAATGTTTTCGGCTGGAAAGAGACCAGACATTCGGGTTCCGATAATAGCTTGTCTTGGAACTTATAATTATCTTATCAATACTGCTATACCTGAAGCCATTGATGCTTTCAAACGTGGGATACCCCGTTTGGCTCATTCTTATGCTACCATGGCTTCAATGGGGGTTAGTGATTGTGAGAAAAGATTTAATGGCAAATCGCCAATCACCAATCAGAACAATATTACTCATGAAATTGCTCTCATCCTTGTAGCTATCGctaaacaattatag